One Arachis hypogaea cultivar Tifrunner chromosome 18, arahy.Tifrunner.gnm2.J5K5, whole genome shotgun sequence genomic window, TACATCATGCCAGTTTGAAAGTTTCCTTTCGCACCTAATCGAAAAGTTGTATTTTAAGTTAACGGCTGGTGTATATGTAATAAAGCATGAAAAATGCAATTAAGGGTGAAAATACTAGTCAAAATGGCATCACCTGTATTTAGAGGAAAATATTTCATGATTTAACTCATTAAGTAACAATAGTTTCCATCAGTATGTTATATCTATTACTGCAACTATGCAATTAGTATTAAAATGATATATTCGTGCCACATTGCATAAACTTTAACTACGTATAGAACCATGTCACACCATACCTCAGAGAGATGTACCCATTCCCATGTTTCATTTGCACTCCCCATGTCATAAACCAGATTATGTCGTCCCTAAACAAGTTAATTGAAGTAAAGTGTCTCAGCTAGGCACTAGCAGACAAAGAAATATGAAAGTGATTAAGGGTTGTCGGTACATCAGTTGGATTGTAGTCAGCAATAACAGCTTCATAGAAGTTATTGTCATCTGGCCATCTTGTCCGCACTCTCCTACCAATTAATGAATTAAATGATGCTCCCTCAGCATGCTCACCCATGACGGCACCAGAAGTAACTCTATTAGGCAATGGATTCCTTCCACCTGGTCCTGTTGGTGGCTGCAGCTTTAATGAAGATCCACCAGGTACCATCTGGCCCTGAAAACAAAAGTCGAAATAACCTAATGATGTCGATCACATACTATTACACTCTTTTAATGTTCTAGTGATCTAATCTATTCTTTAAGTTTTACCCTAATAACAAAGAATTTATTCAGTGGCTGGCAAGGAGCCAAACCCACTGTCAGTGAAGTTAAACAAGATGGATGAGCACTAAACATATGGTTTACTTACAGGTTTTTGCTTCTTGCCCTTAGCTCCAGGAACAGATCCACGTTTTCCCACAGATGAAGAGGGCTGGTGAGGTGTCGCCACTGGTTGGGGGTGAAATGGAGGAGAAGGTCCACCAAAAGATTGTGACGGAACAGATGCTGTTATCTTCTGCTTCTTGTTACGAGAGGCAGAGACTGTAGGGCTTGGAATTGAATCATGAATCGCTTGACCAGTATTCAGCAGGCCAGGTTGGTGGCCTCCTCCCTGTCTCCACTCCCTAGCATTAACATACAGTATAGTGTTCAATGCAATTGAAAGGGAATGACAATGTTGATTAATCAAGCATTGACCAAAAGTATATGAAACCTTATCCTTCGTATGACATCATCTGCATTAACACGGCCTAGAAGTTCCCTATGTTCCTCATTTGATAACCTCAGTTCTTTTCTTAGTTCTGTTATCAAACTTTCCTTCTCCTGAAGAAAATACATGTCATGTAGCAGTCATTTAAACCtgatcaaacaaattaaaaaatattagatagatgaaatcaaaataaaaaatgtaccCAAGTAATGGCATCAGCTTGAGCTTTAAAGGCTCGTAGAACTGAACTGTATGCTTCCTGCTCAAGTTGATGAATTTGAGCTTCCATATCAACATCCGGGTACATCCTGGGGAATGGAATTGAACCTACAGCAGATCTTCCATTTCCAGCAAGACGTCCCCCTCTGGGAATCCTATTCTGATGTGCTGGTGGAAGATCATCATCAGTTCCTGCGCAAGTTAATGGATACAAATATAAGTATACAACAGGCAACTGGACCATAAATTCTTGCAATATATAACAACCAGATCTTTTCAGCCTCAGTAAAAATCTCTCTCATGACACAAGCACAAGCGAAAAATACTTCGTAAGAATGGAACAGTGCTGTCCATCAGGACTCGAGTTAAATAAGTTCTAAGATGCTAAACATGTTGAAATAGACAGCAATTAAAAATAGAACTACCTGTTGGTTTTGAAAAACAAAACAGCTCTGACTTTTCAAATAGCACattcctaaaaccctaaacaatTTTATCTATTATCATGTAAACTACTAATATTACTTCCCAAAacataaaagggaaaaaaatgaatGCTTTCttcattttaagaatattttCCTGCTCTTCTTGCATCAAATCATTAACCCGCTAATGGTACCTTTTGCCCCTTCGACGCGTCTGACTACCTCACCATCCACAAcaccataaaaaaaatgaaaaattaaaaattaaaaagataagctcAGTTTTACAAGAACACTTATGCTTGCAGTTTCAGCACCAAATAACACTGTCAACAGAAACTTGAGTTTGTTGACAAAAATAAGTACAAATATCTCAATTTAcacacaaaaaaagaaagaaagagaaaagaaaagaaagaatcaTTTGCATCAACAGAACACACTATGAAGTTTCTAACTGGATTAAACAAAACGAAACTTAACCCTAGATTTCAACAGCATAGCATAAAACCATAAGAATTCGGGACCAAGGAGAAAACCTCCTCAAATCAACAAAAATACACAAGCTTGGTCAAGTAAGAGAACAGTAGCAACGAAATCCAAAAAAATGCCCTAACTCTAGAAACCCTAACAGTAAGTTTTGATTTTTCACATAGAtagacgaaaaagaaaaaaaagaaagcaacta contains:
- the LOC112770709 gene encoding protein EMSY-LIKE 3 isoform X1: MDYEPYDSSGTDDDLPPAHQNRIPRGGRLAGNGRSAVGSIPFPRMYPDVDMEAQIHQLEQEAYSSVLRAFKAQADAITWEKESLITELRKELRLSNEEHRELLGRVNADDVIRRIREWRQGGGHQPGLLNTGQAIHDSIPSPTVSASRNKKQKITASVPSQSFGGPSPPFHPQPVATPHQPSSSVGKRGSVPGAKGKKQKPGQMVPGGSSLKLQPPTGPGGRNPLPNRVTSGAVMGEHAEGASFNSLIGRRVRTRWPDDNNFYEAVIADYNPTDGRHNLVYDMGSANETWEWVHLSEISPEDIQWVGEDPGINRGGFGGSGQGIHRSVGRDSVPGVAAGRGRGAPKGQSRKDFLSTQNGIGKKAPEDIQILHTDTLVKEVERVFSANHPDALEIEKAKKVLKEHEQALIDAIARLTDLSDGESDEGGRHFSHVQSMDRE
- the LOC112770709 gene encoding protein EMSY-LIKE 4 isoform X2; protein product: MYFLQEKESLITELRKELRLSNEEHRELLGRVNADDVIRRIREWRQGGGHQPGLLNTGQAIHDSIPSPTVSASRNKKQKITASVPSQSFGGPSPPFHPQPVATPHQPSSSVGKRGSVPGAKGKKQKPGQMVPGGSSLKLQPPTGPGGRNPLPNRVTSGAVMGEHAEGASFNSLIGRRVRTRWPDDNNFYEAVIADYNPTDGRHNLVYDMGSANETWEWVHLSEISPEDIQWVGEDPGINRGGFGGSGQGIHRSVGRDSVPGVAAGRGRGAPKGQSRKDFLSTQNGIGKKAPEDIQILHTDTLVKEVERVFSANHPDALEIEKAKKVLKEHEQALIDAIARLTDLSDGESDEGGRHFSHVQSMDRE